GCGACGGGTGGTGCATCGCCGGGGCGAGCGACGGGTGGTGCATCGCCGGGGCGAGCGACGGGTGGTGCATCGCCGGGGCGAGCGACGGGTGGTGCATCGCCGGGGCGAGCGACGGGTGGTGCATCGCCGGGGCGAGCGACGGGTGGTGCATCGCCGGGGCGAGCGACGGGTGGTGCATCGCGGGGCTTTCCACGTTCATTTTATCCTCCAAACGCTGCTTGTCAGTTGGTGCTGCTGTTGCTTCGCTCTTGGTTTTGTCGGCTTCACCTGCTTCCTTCTGCGGAACAGTTTCAGGGACGACAGGCTGAGTTTTAGGCTCCGTCGGACCCTGCTGATCCGATGGGTCTTTGCGCTCGGGCATCGGTTCTCTCCTTTCCCTCTTCTTTCGTGACGTAACCAATGTCAGCATCCCCTTGCGGATTGAGGTCGCCACATATGCACTCCCTTAGAAGTGCGTTTATCTGAGATGGAAGTAGGGGATTTAGAAGGGGTCTTGCCTCCCTCAAGACCCCTTCGACGTGCGCATTTAAAGGGTAGCAGTCAACGCCGCGTCAAGTACCAAGCGTGAATGGATATTTACTGTCAGCAACATAATCAACAGTTGGACAGATGCTCTTGGCAATGTTCGATAAACGACAATTCATCGAGGCTGCCGTAACATCTTGAGGATTGCTTCCTTCTCTGCCCGCCCGGTTATCTTGTTGGGCGGGCTGCCGCTTGCGCTTGGGGGCAGGCTCGCGGCTGAAACACGCTTGTTGAGGCGATTTTCGCAGAATCTGTCGTTGCTCTCGTAGCCTGCCGTGTTCCACTCGGGCCCCGCGTAAAGAGATGCCCGAAGCATGGGCCGGTGGTGGCCATCAGAGTGCGGCAGGCGAGGCCGGTACTCGGGTCAACGGTGCTCGGGGTGGTGGTGGTCCCAGGGCGCGGCAGGCGCGGCTCGGGGCGATCGATGCCACCGGGGCGCAGCATTATTAGGCCAAGTCATCGGCTCCAGAGGTTTGCCCAAGGGGCGGAATGCGCGCCGCTTATCGCCCGGCGAGGGGTCCAAGGGGACCAAAAAAGGACCAAAACGAACGGACGCGCATGGACTCGTCCGGACAGATAGGCGCCCCATTTTCAGAGGGAAAACGGGGGATGTGCCTCCGGTCCCGAGTGAGGGCGAATCGACCCTTAGCGGCTTCGATTCCCGCCGCCTCCACATTTTTACGGCGCGATCACGGGTGGTTAGCAGCTTCCCCCATCCGTGTTGCGTCAGTGTAGCGTGCCGCTGCAAGCGTGGCAGCTTCCTTCCGGGCGCGAACTGCCGACCTCTTTTTGCGCATAAGCGCATTGAAGTCTTCGATCTCAGCGGGGCCGATCTTCGCGAGCTGACCGGTACGCCGGGCCTTTCGTCGCGCGAGGATCTGCCCCGGATTGGACCGAGGAGCGCTCACACCTGGGGGGTTTGTCGGGGAGGCATTGACCTCGCGTCTGCTGGAACTGGGCTGGCTCAAGAAGATACCCCGGGGGCGTACGCTGCGCCTGACGCCTCACGGAGCGCTCGGTCTGGCCAGGGAGTTCGGCATTGGAGACGCCCGGTAGACGATCTTCCCCTGCCTCAACACCAGGCGCACGTTAGCGAGCGCCTCGATGCCTCGGGATGGGTCTCCGTCGATGACCACCACATCCGCATCGAGTCCCGGCACGAGCCGGCCTGTCCGCGTATCCTGACCGAACTGCGTCGCGGGGTTCGTCGTCAGGCTCGCCAGGATGTCGTGCAGGTTGAGCCCCGCCTCCCTCAGTAGTGCGTACTCGCGCAGTGGATTGTCGTCGGTCATGTAGCCCACGTCCGTGCCGAAGAGGATGCGGCCTCCGAGCCGGGCGTGGTGGCGGACCTGTTCGGCCCCCGCCTGGTTGAAGCGCTCGAGCACGGCGGGCTCCTCGTTGGCTCGCTTCAGCTCCCACTCGAACAGGGAGAGTGTCGGCACGAGCGCCACCTTCCGGCGCACCATGGCCTCGTGGAGGGAGTCCGGCAGTGGGCCGGCCATCGGCGCCGTATGCACCACCACATCCACGCCTCCCTCCACGGCCGCGCTCAGTCCCGCCACGTTCGTCGGGTGCGCGAAGACGGGCTTGCCGTGCGCATGCGCTTCCTCGGTCACCGCCTGGACAATGGCAAGCGGCATCACCGGATAGGGTTTATGTGCCGTGAGGGAGGCGGTGAAGAGCTTGATGGCATCCGTGCCGCCCGCGAGCTGCTCCTTCACGATCGCCCTGGCCTGCTCCGGCGTCCGGAGCTCCGGCAGCTTCACCGGAACGTACCGAGGTGTGCCCTCCACGGGGGCCAGCGGGACACCCGCGGTGATGATGCTGGGGCCGGCCAGCTCGCCAGCCTCGATACGCCGCCGCAGCGCCAGCGTGGCCTCCGGGAACGAGCCCGTATCCACGACATGGACAAAGCCGTGGCGCAGCAGCATGTCCCGCAGGTGCTGCTCGAGCACGGGCGCGGGTTGGGTCGCCGCCTCTTGCCCCCACGGCTCGGTGAAGTGGACATGGCTGTTCCAGAACCCGGCCAACAGTGTCTGGCCCGAGGTGTCGAGGACAGTCGCCCCCGCTGGAATCTCCACCTCCGACCGAGGCCCCGCCGCGGAGATCCGCCCCGAGGAGATCAGCACGACCCCCTCCGGGATGGGAGTTGCCTCCGGGGACGGGTAGACCGTGCCCCCAACGAGCGCCAGGGTGGTCACTCCCGAGTCCTCGACCCTCCCAGAACTGGCTGGCGTCCTGCACCCTACGAGACCCACCGCTCCGGCGACGAACAACACCTTCCAATCCATGCGCGCTTACCTTCCGAGGTCAATGATCCCCCCTCCCTACTACGTCCACGGGGGCGGGTCATTTCCTGACAGGAACGAGCGAGGGGCTCGACGACCATCCGCCACTCCCTATGAGAGCTTGTTCAGCTTGTCGAGTTCGCCCTCGGCAACCTCCCGGTACAGCGGCACAACCTCCATGGCGAGCACGTCCCGCATTTGTTGGCGTGCGCCGTCAAGGTCCCCTCTTTCCCGAAGCTGGTACATCCGATGGAGTGCATCGACCAATCGATTTGAACCCTCGGTGATTCGGCGTCGAATCTCGTCCACGCTTTGAAGGCCACGAAAGCGGGTTCCCTCAAGCAGGTGCGGAGGAGGCGAGCGCGAGGCTTGAGGTAGCGGCCAGGAAGGAGCGGATGAAGGAGAGGACGCCGCGAGTGAATTGGGCGGAGTTGCTCAGCGTGGTGTTGAGGCTCGAGCCGCCCCAGCCAAGAGAGCCAGGCCGCTGCCGCGCACCTCATGGGAAGGCGACCTGGGCCGACGTGTATCCCAAGGGGCTGCGCGGCTTGTCCACCCGCCTGGCGTACTGCTCGGGCGGCCCCGTCAGCGGCCCTCCTCGGCTCCTGTGCTCCTGCCCTCTCCCTCGTCGTCATGCAGGAGGAGTGGGCGCGTGCCGCCCCTCCCTCCGCAGTGACCGCCGGAGCCTTGTCAGAACCGAGGTGCTGTAGGCACCATGGCGAGGCATGCAGCCTACCCTCGACAGAGCCGATGTGGTGCGTTGGCTCACGCCCCTGCTGCGCCAGCGCACGCTCTTGTTGCCGGCAGCCCGCGCGCAGAAGCCGGAGAGGAAGTTCCGCACGCAATTCGGCGGCAGGCCGACCGCACTCCGGGGCGAAAGATGGCCCTGTTGCGGCCGCTGCCGCGGGGCCCTGCGCTTCGTGTGCCAGGTGGACTACTTCCATGACGCGCTCCACCAGCCCCGGCCAGAGGTGGCATTCATCACCTTCTTCTACTGTTGGGAGTGCCACCCCTGGGGCAAGGAGCAGGGAGCAGCCCGGTCCTGGTGTGTACGCGCCTACCCGCTCGCGGCGGAGCAGGACGCAATCGTGCTCCGCTCGCGGGCAGCCTCCTTCACCCAGCATTTTGTCCGTGCCCGGTTGGGCCTCTCGTTAGCGGATGCGGTGGGCTTCGAGCGGCACTGCCCTGAACTCTGGGCGGCGGTGCCGGGCACCAGCGGCTCCCGCCAGGCTTGGGCCAATTGGGACGTCGTCGAGCGTGTCGCGGGGGAGTTGCAACGGGCGGAGGACCTGAGCCATCCGCACACGCGCAACCGAGGCCTGGCGTTGGGCGGCTACCCCCATTGGGTCAACGGCCCGGATGAAACCCCGGACTGCGGGACGTGTGGCCAGGGGATGGAGTTGCTGGTGCAACTGTCCCCCAGTCCCGTGGTGGACGCCGAATGGGGGGACGTCGGGACCCTCTATCTCTTCATGTGCCGGGTCCACATCAACGAGGTGGGCCTTCGCATCCAGTGCACGTAAGGGGAACGGCCAGGAGCAACCCTGCCAGTCTCAGCTCCACCCCCGCCACTCCCTCCTCGAGCACCTCGCGTTCGTGCTTCCGGGCTCGATGACCTCGGCTCCTGGTGGACTGGAGTGGTGGCTTCTGGGAGAGGCGCTATTCAGCCGAGCCGGTACTGGACGACGAGGCGCTCATAGGCCGGTTGCGCTACGTGCTGGCCCATGGCGTGAAGGAGGGCCTGGTGGCGAGGAGCGCCGAGTGGCCGGGACTCACGTGCCTGCCGCAGTTGCTGGGCCCGGCTCGGCGTCTGTTCTCACCCTCGACATGGCTTCTCTCCCGCCTATACGCCTTCTGCACGTAGGTGGCGTCACCGGTGCCCGCGGGGATGGCGTTCGGGTTGCTGCGATCCACGCCATTGGGGCCGGAGTTGTACGCCCGCAGCGCCAGGTCCCAGCTGCCGAACTGCGCCTTCATGTCCTTCATGTAGTAGGCGCCGGCCAGGATGTTCGTCTCCGGATCCGCCAGGTTCTTGCCCTGCAGCTCCGGGTACTTCGCCTGCAGTGCCTTGAAGGTGTTGGGGTTCATCTGCATCAGCCCCGTGTCCGTCAGGCCGTTGCCGCCGTTGGTCGAGGTGGCGCCTAGAATGCCGCGTCAAACCGCCAGATCCGCGCGGCGAGCGCCACGGACTCGATGTCTTTCTTGTGCTGGCCCAGGGCCGAAGGGCCGCTCGCGCCCGGGTTGAGCTCCACGGGCGCCTTGCCCGAGGACGGCGAGAAGCTGCTCTCCGAGAACGGAGACGGCGAGACGGCCCCGGCCTTCTGCGGCCCGCCGTGCTTGCCGAAGAGGCCCTGGAGACCTCCCTGCTCCATGGCCGTCCGGTCAACGACGCCGATGCGGGCGCGCAGGGTGTCCAGGGTCTGGAAGCTCGGGGTCTGGCGAAGGTTCGCGACGTACATGGCGGATTCCTTTCAGGGAGGATTGAGGAGGTGGAGTGCCTCGTTGTTGGTGTCTCCCTACAGCAGGAGCCATGCCAACCCTGGCTCCCTCGGGGCAGCCCGGGCCCCTGATGACTCCAGTCCCGGTGGCGCCCCGCTCCTCCCGGGGAAGGGCCCTGGTGACAGCAGCCCCACGTGGTGAATCCTGTCACCAGGTGGCACGCCGTGCTGAGGTCACGCATGCGGACGAGTTGTCCCTCCTTGAGCGGCCATGGGGGGGGCGTGCACCGGGCCAGGTCGAGCACCGATTCCGAAGTCAATCGAGCACCGATTCCGGGGCGGTCGAGCACCAGCACGGGGCCAGGTGGGTTCATCGCTCGGTCCCTGTAAGTCCGCTCCACGACTGGTGGGAGCGGCCTTCCAGGAACCTCGGTGGGGCCAAAGGAGTGGGATGGGAGGGAGCCGCAGCCAGCGGTGCTCGACCCTGCTGGAACGAGTGCTCGGGTTGGCCGGAATACGCAATGAGCACAACTTCAACACGCAACGACCTGCCGACCATCGAGGTTCTCCAGCCGGACGCGGTCATCGGTCTGCGCACGGAGCTGAGCACTGGAGACATCGCGGCGGTCTCGCTGCTCTACCCCTGGTCGTGTCCCACCTCGGCTCGAGTGATGCAGTCCGGCTGGGAGGTCTTCTCCGTCCCCGAGGTGCCCATGGTGGGGGACCCGGCGGTTGTCACCAGGCCGGAGTTGAGCCGAATGTTCCTCTACAGCTACAGCCGCGACGCAGGTGCCTGTGATGGGTGATCCGGCAGCCTTCCCCGCTGGGGACTGGTTGTTCATCTACGGGAGATGAGGCCGGGCACAGGTTGCGCATGTGGCGGGCGCGGGCAACCTCTATTGGAAGCGGCGGGAATCGAAGCCGCTAAGGGCGGAGCCGATCTCCCTCGGGATCAGAGGCATCCCCCCGTTTTCCCTCTGAAAATAGGGCGCCCATCTGTCCGGGCGAGTCCATGCGCGTCCGTTCGGCTCGGTCCTTTTTTGGTCCCCTTGGACCCTTCGCCGGGCGACAAATGGCGAGGACTCCACCTCTTGCTCTAGCTTCTCGCTCCGATGCCGTGGCCTACTAGTGCGGCCAGGGCCGACGTGTACCCTAATAGGCTGCGCGGCTTGCGCACTGGCCTGGAGCACTGCTCGGGCGGCCCCGTCAGCAGCCCTCCTCGGCCCCTCCGCTCCAGCCCGCCACCCCTCCACAGGCCTTCCATCCTTCCTATGCTCCATCGGGCAGCACCCCCGGAAACCGTGTCAACGTGCATCAGGCCCGCAGCTATCCCCTCCACCCGCACGGTGGCTGTCGTGCTGTGGCAGGATCCCGTCGAGGGAATGCAGCCCTGGCGAGCGGTGAGAGCGGAGCTGGTGGAGCCAGGTCGTCGCACGCTGCGCGTGAACCCCCCTGGCAGCGCAAGCCCTTCAGCTTCGACGCGGAGGACACGCGCGTAGTGATCAAGGCGGACGCAACGGAGGCAGAGACCCGGGGCAGCTTCACGCTCAAGTTGTGGGATGCGGAGGGGACCCGGAGCGTCATCGTCGCTGGTGTGACGTTCCCGTAGACTGGACCCCTCCTCGCTCTGGAGGGCGTCTCATGGCATCTCGTCTGACCGCTGCGGTCGTGCTGTTGGCGCTGCTCAATGCGTGTGCATCCCAGCGAGTAGTGCGCCTCGACACGGGTCAGGGGGAGCTTCTGGAGCACCGGCCTCTCTCGAACAAAGCCGTGAAGGTGGACGAGGAAGCGTTCGAGGAAGCGCTGACGCAACTGGTGCTGGAGGTTCCCCTCACTCTTCGCCCACCCCAGCAAGGCGGGTGGGTGCGCGCCTCCTACCCCACCAACGACCCAGACACCCGCTGGCAGAGCCTGATGCGCAAGAGCTTCGGCGGCATTTGCGAGCCGGGCCAGCGCAGGGAAACCTGCCTCTCGCTGCTCGACGACGTAATGGGCTTGCGCCAGTGGGACAAACTGGGGGTGGCCCTGGGCCTGTCGATCGATCCCCTCAAGGAGAGCATCTCCAAGGCGGTGGAGAAGACGCTGGCCCCCCAGCTCTTCTTCACGGTGATTGCCACGGGGCTCATCTCCTGGGCCGTCTTGGCGGCCAACCCCGAGCCCGTGTTCACCAAGGCGGCGGCGATCGTTTCAGCAGCCCTGTTGATCTACCTGGGAGTAGAGACGTTCCTGGAGTTGGTGGATGCGAGCCGGGAGTTGAAGTGGGCCACCGACCGGGCCACGACCTGGGAGGAGTTGGAGCGCGCCAGCAAGCGCTTCGCGAACCTGGTTGGGCCGGAGGTGGCCCGCGTCTTCGTCCTCGCGGTGACAGTGGTGGTAAGCCACGGAATGACCGGGGGCGCGGCATGGCTGGCCTCAAGGCTGGCGATGCTGCCCAGCTTCTCAGAGGCGGCGGCACTAGGAGCCTCACAACTGCGCCTCACACTTTCGGAGATAGGACAGGTGAGCACGGTGGCAGTTTCCGCCGAGGGCACCATCACCATTACCCTGGCTCCCACGGCGGTGGCCATGACGGGCAAGGGGCCCAGTGGTGGCTCGAAGCCAGAGAACCAGAAGCCACAGACACAAGAGCAATACAAGACGCCCAAGTCTGGCGCCAGCGGGAAAGAGGGCGCCAAGGATGTGCCAAGCTGGGCGAAAGGTGAACGGCCCAAGGTCAATGAGAGTGGCAAGGACTTCGCCAAGAGGTTGTTGGACAAGAAGTATGGGGAAGGGAACTACGACAAGGGGCCTGGGAGTGAATTCAACAAGATACAGAAATGGGGAGACCGCGCATTCGAGAACCCATGAGGGCGTCCCATGACACACGTGTATGTCCTTCAGCATGTGCATGCAGCGCCAAACGGAGAGGAGGATGTCAAGCTCATTGGCGTGTACGTGACCGAGGCAGATGCACAGGCGGCTGTTTCCCGTCTGAGCCAACAGCCAGGCTTCCGAGATCACCCGGAGGGGTTTCACATCTCTCGGTACGAGCTCAACAAGGACCACTGGACCGAGGGGTTCATTGGATGGGACGAAGCCCTTGGTGATTCATGAATCCATGGGAATCGGAGCTCTCGCCCGAGCGATCGCATTCAGGTCTTCCAGATGAATTGAGCGGTGAAGCGACGTGCAGGCAGCGGCCAGGAAGGAGCGGATGAAGGAGAGGACGCCGCGAGTGGGGCAATAATGCGGCTTCCTCTCCGGGGCCGGGGCCTTGCAACATCCAGTGGAGGCGGCGGGAATCGAACCCGCGCCGGGCGGTGCGAAACTCCCAGCAGAATCGCGCCCTTACCGCGTAACCGCCCGGAATGATTGGGAGTCGATATCCCGCCGCGTCCCGTGCCATCCCGTCCCGTCCCGTCCCATCCCGTTCCGCACGCTCCTGCGACATACGTGCAGCACGATCTTCAAGGTTGCTGCCAGCCATAGGGGAGGAAGAGGGTGGAAATTCATCGGGTGGAGGAACCTGGAAGAACAGCTTTCTCAATCCATCGTCCAGTTCATGCAGGACATCGGAAACTTCCGCGACCGCACGACCTTCGACACTGCGGACAATGACAGAAGTGCTCAACCGCAAGATTGCATCGGGCTTGAGCGCACCTCTGTCTGGGATGAGGTGGGGATGAAGGAACGCCTGCTCGACACGTTCATGGGACGGCCCAACGCCACTGCGGAGCGGCACAAGGCCCGCCTGAAGTCAGGGAGTCTCCTGATCGCTTCCTACGGCCCCGTCAGCGAGGCCGCGCGCTGCGCTGGTACACGGACTTGTGCGGCATTCCTGATCAGGCTTTTGCCCTGGACATCCGCTCCGGGTCGAAAGGGGCTCCATGCTTTGTCGCAGGGTACTGCTGAAAAAGCCGCCTACCTGTTCAAGATCTTCTCCAAACCCTCAGTAAACTTGTCAAACGAGAAGGCTCGCATGATGTCGTCGGATATTTTTTGAACAAACATCAACTCATCGATGCCGCGCGACTCCAAATTCTTTCGCAGTCGGAAATAGAACTTCTTGTCAGGCTGGTCTGTTTTTCCTGAATATTTTGCATAGTGCTCGGCAGCCAATGTATCCAGCGAATCCAACTGGAAGTACTTGTCATTAATGGTTCTCTTTAGCGCTGGATTCGAGCCCTCTACCACGATTGAATAAAGCAGCTTTTCCACGCTTTTAATGGGCAGGAAGAGCTTCCGTAGGTCAGTGAATTCTTTGGTGGCGTTGGCCTCGGTCGCCACGTCACCATCCAGTATGCTAACGATCTCGCGACCGAGACCCAACACATTTCCTCTAAGCAGATCACGC
The nucleotide sequence above comes from Archangium lipolyticum. Encoded proteins:
- a CDS encoding amidohydrolase family protein, with product MLISSGRISAAGPRSEVEIPAGATVLDTSGQTLLAGFWNSHVHFTEPWGQEAATQPAPVLEQHLRDMLLRHGFVHVVDTGSFPEATLALRRRIEAGELAGPSIITAGVPLAPVEGTPRYVPVKLPELRTPEQARAIVKEQLAGGTDAIKLFTASLTAHKPYPVMPLAIVQAVTEEAHAHGKPVFAHPTNVAGLSAAVEGGVDVVVHTAPMAGPLPDSLHEAMVRRKVALVPTLSLFEWELKRANEEPAVLERFNQAGAEQVRHHARLGGRILFGTDVGYMTDDNPLREYALLREAGLNLHDILASLTTNPATQFGQDTRTGRLVPGLDADVVVIDGDPSRGIEALANVRLVLRQGKIVYRASPMPNSLARPSAP
- a CDS encoding DUF1963 domain-containing protein; the encoded protein is MQPTLDRADVVRWLTPLLRQRTLLLPAARAQKPERKFRTQFGGRPTALRGERWPCCGRCRGALRFVCQVDYFHDALHQPRPEVAFITFFYCWECHPWGKEQGAARSWCVRAYPLAAEQDAIVLRSRAASFTQHFVRARLGLSLADAVGFERHCPELWAAVPGTSGSRQAWANWDVVERVAGELQRAEDLSHPHTRNRGLALGGYPHWVNGPDETPDCGTCGQGMELLVQLSPSPVVDAEWGDVGTLYLFMCRVHINEVGLRIQCT
- a CDS encoding transglycosylase SLT domain-containing protein, with protein sequence MQMNPNTFKALQAKYPELQGKNLADPETNILAGAYYMKDMKAQFGSWDLALRAYNSGPNGVDRSNPNAIPAGTGDATYVQKAYRRERSHVEGENRRRAGPSNCGRHVSPGHSALLATRPSFTPWAST
- a CDS encoding M12A family metallopeptidase, which codes for MSTTSTRNDLPTIEVLQPDAVIGLRTELSTGDIAAVSLLYPWSCPTSARVMQSGWEVFSVPEVPMVGDPAVVTRPELSRMFLYSYSRDAGACDG
- the sitA5 gene encoding SitA5 family polymorphic toxin — encoded protein: MASRLTAAVVLLALLNACASQRVVRLDTGQGELLEHRPLSNKAVKVDEEAFEEALTQLVLEVPLTLRPPQQGGWVRASYPTNDPDTRWQSLMRKSFGGICEPGQRRETCLSLLDDVMGLRQWDKLGVALGLSIDPLKESISKAVEKTLAPQLFFTVIATGLISWAVLAANPEPVFTKAAAIVSAALLIYLGVETFLELVDASRELKWATDRATTWEELERASKRFANLVGPEVARVFVLAVTVVVSHGMTGGAAWLASRLAMLPSFSEAAALGASQLRLTLSEIGQVSTVAVSAEGTITITLAPTAVAMTGKGPSGGSKPENQKPQTQEQYKTPKSGASGKEGAKDVPSWAKGERPKVNESGKDFAKRLLDKKYGEGNYDKGPGSEFNKIQKWGDRAFENP
- a CDS encoding DUF7336 domain-containing protein; this translates as MTHVYVLQHVHAAPNGEEDVKLIGVYVTEADAQAAVSRLSQQPGFRDHPEGFHISRYELNKDHWTEGFIGWDEALGDS